CGCCGCTGCACCATGCGTTCGAGAAAAAAGGAATCGCCGAGCGTACCATTGTCACGGGGTACACGTTGCTGACCGTACTGGTGTCTTTGGTCGCCTATCTGGTCTACAGGGGGTAGAGGAATGGATCGACGACGGCAGTTTGACGATTGGAACATTACCTATCAGGCCGAGGAAGTGGAATCGGAGAAGGAAGGGACGAACAGCGCGTTCACGTTTCTGTGCGTTCTGTTGCTGCTCACCGGCTTCGGGTTGATCATGCTGTACAGCGCCTCCTACGATGAGGCGATCCGTCACGCGCTTCCCCATTACTACTACGTGGCCCGTCAGGCAATGTTCGCCATCGCCGGCCTTGTGGTTGGCCTGGCCATCCGGTTCGTTCCCGTCCGTTGGTTTTCCGCCTTGTCCGTTCCGATGTTGCTGCTGTCCCTGATGTTGATGCTCCTCACGTTGTTCTCGCCGCTGGGGTCGACTGTTCTGGGAGCGCGCCGCTGGCTGCGCTTCGGTCCGTTGTCCCTCCAACCGGTGGAAGTGGTGAAGTTTTCCGTCGTGCTGTTCCTTGCCTTTTGGTTCCGTGACGAAAAGCGCAAAGGAATCAATCGTTTCCTGGTTCCCGTGCTGGTCATGCTGGGCTTTTCCGCCCTGATCATCCTGCAACGGGATTTCAGCTCGACGGTGGTGTTCATCGGACTGTGCCTGGCCATGTTCGTCGCTGGTGGCATCGGCTTCGGCCATCTGGCGCTGCTCATCGCTTCGCTTGCCGTCCCGACTGCGGTCATCATGCTTTCCGCGCCGTACCGGGTGCGGAGGATCGCCAGTTTCCTGATGCCGGGGCTGGACGATGCCTCGATGAATTATCAAGTGTCAACCGCGCTGAAGGCGATCAAGGCAGGGGGATTCTTTGGCGTTGGGCTGGGCAAGGGGACGTACAAGCTCGGCCTGCTTCCGGAAGTGCAGAATGATTTCATCTTCGCCAACATGTGCGAGGAGACCGGGTTCGTCTGGGTGATGTTCCTGATGGCGATGTTCGTCATCTTCGCCATTCTTGGGTACAAGACATACCAGCGAGCCAAACGTCAGGACCTGTTCCTTTCCTATCTGGCATTCGGCTACACCACGATGATCGTCTGGCAGGCGGTCATCAACATCGCCGTAGTCGTCGGGTTGCTGCCGCCTACCGGCATCCCGCTTCCGTTCTTCAGCCAGGGAGGGACCAACCTGTTCGTCGTTCTGGTTTCCTCCTCTCTCATCTACCGTGTCATGCTGATCTGTTCCGGCCGCATCCCATTGGAGAAAAGCAACCTTTCCAAGGATGAACGCAGGCTGGTTGAATTTCCCGCTTCCGGTGAGGAACCTCGTTCATGAACGTACGCAGGCTTCTGTTGGTGCTCTGCCTTTTCGGCGTTCTCATCTTGATTGTCCGCTTTTCCCTGCAGTTCATCCCCGCCTTCGTCATCCGGGAGATCCGGGTGACGGAAAACCCGGCGGGCTACTCCATCCCCGCTTCCGCGGTCCGGGTGATGCAGTCGTGGAATGGAAAGAACGCGTTCTCCTTTACCCGGGCAGAGATGGAGCGGGCGTTGTCGTCCGATCCCTTGATTCTCAAAGCACAGGTGCGTCGTCGGGGCGCCGGTGTGGTTGCGGTGAGCTTGAGGATCCGGAAGGCCGACGCGGTGATCCTCTGCACGAAAGAGGGTCAGGTGGTGGATTCCCTGGTGGTGACGGATACGGGAATCCTGCCGCTTGCCGAAGATGAGCGGGATGTGTACCCCGAGCGGGTGGTCCGGGTGGAGGTCAGCGATTCCTATGGCCAAATGATGCGCCACTACGGTGTGGACGACGCCTTCCGCTCCGTCCTTGCCATGGTGGGATCCATATCCGGCGATACATCCTTGATAACCACCGTGAAATACGATAATAATAGTAGCAACAGTTTCGGAAACGTCGTTCTCGTTCTCGAGCCCCTGAACGCGCTGGTCTCCGTCCGTGAAAAGATTGATGCGTCACGCCTGTCCCAGGCGCTGGAAGTGGTCAAGAGGGAACAGGTGGGCAGCATCCCTTCACGGGAGCCGACCCGTTACGATGTGTACGGTTCCGGAATGGTTCGCCGATAGCGGAGGTTGCAGGATGGCTGGGGACAAAATGTTGATGGGGCTGGATATCGGCTCGAGCAAAATCCGATGCGTGATCGGTTCGGTCGATCATGACGGACAGCTCATGGTCGATTCCCTGTGCGAACGCCCAAGCGAAGGCGTCCGCGCCGGTTCCATCGTCAACATCGAACAGACTCTGAAGACCATTTCCAGCGTAACCAATGAAGCCGAGCTCCAGGCAGGGGCGGAAGTGACCGACGTGGTCATCGGCATCGGAGGGGAGAACATCATCGGCGTGCCCAGCAACGGGGTGGTGGGCATCAACAGCAAGGACCAAGAGATCAAGCGGGAGGATATCTTCCGCTCCCTGGAAGTCGCCCGTGCGTTCGAGCTTCCCCAGGACAGGGAAATCCTCCACACGTTGGTCCAGGAATTCCGCATTGACGGACAGAGTGGCATCAAGGATCCGGTGGACATGCTGGGACACCGTCTGGAAAGCCGGGTGTTGATCGTCACTGCCAGTTCTTCCATCTGCCAGAACGAGCGCAAGTGCATCACCCGCGCCGGACTGTCCGTGCGTCGGATGGTGCTGCAGAGCGTCGCCGACGCCGAGGTGGTCCTCAGCCCGGAAGAGAAGGAGATGGGCGCCATTCTGATCAACATCGGTGGCGGGACAAGCAACATGATCGCCTACAGTCATGGGGCGCCGATCTACACCGGAGGCATCAACCTCGGCGGGGATTCGGTGACCAGCGACCTGGCGTACATCCTGAACAAGACGAAGACGGTGGCCGAGCAGATCAAATGTGAGTGCGGGCACAGTTATGTCCCGTCCGTGCCTGCCGACCAGATGGTCGTCATCCCCCAGGTTCAGGGGCTGCCGTCCATCAGGATGCCCAAACGGGAATTGTCACGGATCATTGAACCTCGTATGGCGGAGATTTTCAGCAGGCTCCAGGCAAACCTGAACAAGACAGGGGTGCAGGGGGCCTACGGTGGCGGAGTGGTGCTGGTCGGTGGCGGCGCGCTCCTGTCCGGGGTGACGGAACTTGCCAGCGAGATTTTCGGGATTCCCGCTCGGCTCGGGTTCCCCGAAGCGATCGGGGGTTTGGATCGTTCGTACATTAATCCCTGTTACACCACCGTGCTGGGATTGTTGAAGAGTGAAGCGAAACGGGTGAAGGACGAGGGTCCGCAACCGAAGAAACGCAGGGAACAGGAACGGAGCGGGGAAGGTGGCGCTTTCTCCCGAGTCAAAGGCTTTTTCAGGACGCTTTTTTGAGAGGCTGGTCAATGGATAACAACAAACAGACACCAATGGATTTTGGCATGTTCGATGTGGAAGACATGGTCAAGGACGAGCAGACAGCCGCCACCGTCATCAAGGTGGTGGGCGTCGGTGGCGGCGGCGGAAACGCCGTGAACCGGATGATCGCGAGCGGCCTGAAGAAAGTGCAGTTCGTGGCGATGAACACCGACATGCAGGCCCTGCAGCGCTCCAACGCCCAGGTACGCCTTCCGTTGGGTCGCGAACTGACCGGAGGCCTGGGAGCCGGTGGAATGCCGGAAGTCGGGGAAAAAGCCGCTCAGGAAAGCAAGGAAGACATCAAGAAAGAGCTGGAGAACGCCGACATGGTGTTCATTACGGCGGGCATGGGAGGCGGAACCGGTACGGGAGCCGCCCCGGTGGTCGCCGAGATCGCCAAGAGCTGCAACGCCCTTACCGTCGCCGTGGTGACCACCCCGTTCGCCTTTGAAGGCAAGAAGAAGATGATGCTTGCCCAGGCAGGGATTGAAAAGCTGCGCAAGAACGTCGACACCCTGATCATCATCCCCAACCAGTACCTGTTGAAGGTGGTGGAGAACAACACGCCGATCAAACAGGCGTTTTTGATGGCTGATGAAGTGCTGTTCATGGGCGTGCAGGGCATCAGCGAGCTGATCACCGAACCAGGGGAAATCAACATCGATTTCGCCGATGTACGCACCGTGATGAAAGGCAAAGGGGACGCCCTGATGGGCATCGGCTTCGGAGAAGGGGCCAACCGCGCCGTGGACGCGGCCCGGCAGGCCATCAGCAACCCGCTTCTGGAGAACGCCTCGATCGCCGGAGCGAAGAGCGTATTGGTCAACCTTTCCGGATCGGAGAACCTCACCCTGCAGGAATACGAGGATGTCGTTGAGCTGATCACCCAGAACTGTGACGAGAACGCGCTGATCATCGCCGGCCAGGCGTTCAACCCGGAGCTGGGCGACCGGATCAAGGTCACCGTGGTGGCCACCGGGTTCGAACACAAGGAAGAGGTGGTGGGCGCCGAGACGGATACCATTTCGGCGGCCAAGCGGTTCACCATCCCCACCGCCAGCCAGACAGCGCCGCTTTCCGCGCAGAAACCGGCTGAAGGGGAGAAACCCGCCGCTGCCCAGCCCAACCCCGCAGGCACCATCCAGATCAACCGATGGCAGGATCTGCAGAAGCAGATCGGCAAAGCGCCTCAGGGAACGGGGAACGATTTCAGCATTCCTGCCGTCCTCAGGTACGGACAGCATGATGGATCTCAGGATCAAGGGCCG
The window above is part of the Sphaerochaeta sp. genome. Proteins encoded here:
- the ftsZ gene encoding cell division protein FtsZ — protein: MDFGMFDVEDMVKDEQTAATVIKVVGVGGGGGNAVNRMIASGLKKVQFVAMNTDMQALQRSNAQVRLPLGRELTGGLGAGGMPEVGEKAAQESKEDIKKELENADMVFITAGMGGGTGTGAAPVVAEIAKSCNALTVAVVTTPFAFEGKKKMMLAQAGIEKLRKNVDTLIIIPNQYLLKVVENNTPIKQAFLMADEVLFMGVQGISELITEPGEINIDFADVRTVMKGKGDALMGIGFGEGANRAVDAARQAISNPLLENASIAGAKSVLVNLSGSENLTLQEYEDVVELITQNCDENALIIAGQAFNPELGDRIKVTVVATGFEHKEEVVGAETDTISAAKRFTIPTASQTAPLSAQKPAEGEKPAAAQPNPAGTIQINRWQDLQKQIGKAPQGTGNDFSIPAVLRYGQHDGSQDQGPNSGS
- a CDS encoding putative lipid II flippase FtsW, with the translated sequence MDRRRQFDDWNITYQAEEVESEKEGTNSAFTFLCVLLLLTGFGLIMLYSASYDEAIRHALPHYYYVARQAMFAIAGLVVGLAIRFVPVRWFSALSVPMLLLSLMLMLLTLFSPLGSTVLGARRWLRFGPLSLQPVEVVKFSVVLFLAFWFRDEKRKGINRFLVPVLVMLGFSALIILQRDFSSTVVFIGLCLAMFVAGGIGFGHLALLIASLAVPTAVIMLSAPYRVRRIASFLMPGLDDASMNYQVSTALKAIKAGGFFGVGLGKGTYKLGLLPEVQNDFIFANMCEETGFVWVMFLMAMFVIFAILGYKTYQRAKRQDLFLSYLAFGYTTMIVWQAVINIAVVVGLLPPTGIPLPFFSQGGTNLFVVLVSSSLIYRVMLICSGRIPLEKSNLSKDERRLVEFPASGEEPRS
- the ftsA gene encoding cell division protein FtsA, with translation MAGDKMLMGLDIGSSKIRCVIGSVDHDGQLMVDSLCERPSEGVRAGSIVNIEQTLKTISSVTNEAELQAGAEVTDVVIGIGGENIIGVPSNGVVGINSKDQEIKREDIFRSLEVARAFELPQDREILHTLVQEFRIDGQSGIKDPVDMLGHRLESRVLIVTASSSICQNERKCITRAGLSVRRMVLQSVADAEVVLSPEEKEMGAILINIGGGTSNMIAYSHGAPIYTGGINLGGDSVTSDLAYILNKTKTVAEQIKCECGHSYVPSVPADQMVVIPQVQGLPSIRMPKRELSRIIEPRMAEIFSRLQANLNKTGVQGAYGGGVVLVGGGALLSGVTELASEIFGIPARLGFPEAIGGLDRSYINPCYTTVLGLLKSEAKRVKDEGPQPKKRREQERSGEGGAFSRVKGFFRTLF